A DNA window from Ctenopharyngodon idella isolate HZGC_01 chromosome 8, HZGC01, whole genome shotgun sequence contains the following coding sequences:
- the dock8 gene encoding dedicator of cytokinesis protein 8 isoform X3: MASLPASERRAFALKINRHSSAEIRRHFSGISHGSLPHHRHSYSASASFCVNIPQSYEAVEPVDLDEFLMSQLRSGDAELMQELGEFPDDDLEVELVERECRTIRPSVAEEGVELDPHVRDCVQSYTQPWLVVSRRTQGYGWIAYSERSNYKVLQRQTFESDVQPDKQEQQEKSPSLSALCGDSTRTTLTSSDFNLRALQPDRRVDSLLRFSSPEELDRFNQEARQSNRYGELFGLYPPMDEEDAVAIRPIPDCPKEHFGQRILVRCQSIKFEIEIEPLFATMALYDLKEKKKISENFHFDLNSDQMKSFLRPHTPHIDTSTLARSAIFSISYPSPDIYLVIKVEKVLQQGEIADCAEPYMLLKESDAKNREKLEKLKNQAEGFCHRLGRYRMPFAFATVNIMSAINSTLERDTSDTDSINGRGGLEKKGLPRRNSDRFSMMEDNYILSGFKPAVTTCNFIKQEGERLSDEDLFKFLTEIKRSSNQRRVKFIPGYLKLEVSPVPETVHGCLSPELIPVKPVSEKNQRLVKEVLEFPSSEVYVPHSIYRNLLYVYPLRLNLTNRLTSARNITVKIQFMSGEDPSCAMPVIYGKSSGPEFLQEVYTPVTYHNRSPDFYDELKIRLPARLTEKHHLLFTFYHISCQQKQNQTGSMETLIGYSWLPMLNNDRLQTGQQCLPIVLDKLPVNYSLHFPEKLPAQVPPVKWLENHKGLFNLELQVVSSVQAQDSHLERFFTLCHALEGKTTFPIRVGDEKISENMFEHELKLSIISLSSSGLEPLVLFLHQVLDKLFRLIMQPMVIAGQTANLAQIAFESVVSVVNSLHNSQELAKDHQGRNCLLATYLYFVFRLPDTQHEIHTTGTGGLMAHPESRYSTLTRTTANTVGFMLLQSRIRSSSNPDIPAPQSPEDTEVNNILGKGLQGCRASAAANISNTSQSSTASTRPTNKKLFHEELALQMVVSTGVCRENVYKYAWFFFELLVKSMSQHVSQLDKKAVLRRNRFSDRFKDDITTIVNVVTAEIGNILVKQQKELEQAEKVNVSLAFFLYDLMSLMDRGFVFQLVKNYCNQMAAKSVNMATLISMRLEFLRILCSHEHYLNLSLFFSSPASAPASPSPSVSSQTSSSCSFQDNKISAMFDLSQDFKQRHYLTGLLLTELSTAVDMESEGGRVQQKAINATYSLLCAHDLDQRCSRPEVKAKIAALYLPLVGIIIDSINYLDFTVSDSRGSKGKSGGPEEDPDNVTPINQSVAMAIAGNPFNTLARNALASVTSVTGKTSNMLTAETSRNLLMCFLWIIKNADQNLIQRWTVDMPSSQLSRLLELLAICISCFEYRGKQSSDKVSTQALQKSQQAKARLEEVLLGGYGARGEMMKRVGGNDRTLGQRENLRWRKDLTQWRQTNDRQDKSKAELDQEAIISGNLATETTLIVLDLLEMIVQAVPLADCKDNVVGGVLRVLLHSLTCNQSTTFLSHCFSTLRALIVKFGDLLFEEEAEQCADLCQKVLHYCSSCVDGNRSQACATLYLIMRYSYSSASNFSRVKMQVTMSLASLVGKSSDIHEEYLRRSFRTILAYAEEDMEMQSTQLPSQVDELLRNLNSILSDTVKMKEFQKDPEMLMDLMYRIAKGYQTSPDLRLTWLQNMAEKHNGRKCFTESAMCLIHAAALVAEYLSMLEDHKYLPVGSVTFQNISPNVLEESAVSDDILSPDEDGVCSGRYFTENGLVGLLEQAAELFSNGGLYEAVNEVYKVIVPILEAHRDFRKLASTHDKLQRAFENIIQKGHKRMFGTYFRVGFYGSKFGDLDEQEFIYKEPGITHLPEISHRLENFYSECFGDGVLEMIKDSTPVDRNKLNPNKVYIQITFVEPFFDDYEMKDRLTNFEKNFNLRRFMYTTPFTKSGRPRGELNEQYKRKTILTTMHAFPYIKTRINVIQKEEFDLTPIEVAIEDMQKKTRELAEATHREKPDAVMLQMVLQGSVTATVNQGPLEVAQVFLNEIPADPKLFRHHNKLRLCFKEFILRCGEAVEKNKQLITPDQKEYQQEMKKNYNKLRENLRPMLERKIPELYKPIIKPRIENRDSFKRHSLRRTQDENS, encoded by the exons CCTCAGTCATATGAAGCAGTTGAGCCGGTGGACCTGGATGAGTTCCTGATGTCACAGCTGCGCAGTGGAGATGCTGAGCTCATGCAGGAGCTGGGGGAGTTTCCTGATGACGACCTGGAGGTGGAGCTGGTGGAGAGGGAATGCAGGACCATCCGCCCCTCTGTCGCTGAGGAAGG AGTGGAACTGGATCCCCATGTGAGGGATTGCGTTCAGAGTTACACGCAGCCCTGGCTGGTGGTTAGCAGAAG AACTCAGGGTTATGGATGGATTGCGTACTCCGAGAGGAGTAATTACAAAGTATTACAGAGACAGACATTTGAGTCTGACGTTCAGCCTGACAAACAAGAGCAACAA GAAAAGTCGCCGTCCCTGTCAGCACTGTGTGGTGATTCAACTCGGACCACCCTCACATCCTCAGACTTCAACTTACGGGCACTACAGCCGGACCGTCGTGTGGACAGCCTCTTGCGCTTCAGCAGCCCGGAGGAACTGGATCGCTTCAACCAGGAGGCCAGACAGAGCAACCGCTATGGCGAGCTCTTTGGCCTCTACCCTCCTATGGATGAG GAGGATGCAGTAGCAATTCGGCCCATTCCTGACTGTCCCAAAGAGCACTTTGGGCAGAGGATACTAGTGCGATGCCAGAGCATCAA ATTTGAGATTGAAATTGAGCCTCTCTTTGCAACCATGGCCCTCTATGACCTAAAGGAGAAGAAAAAG atTTCAGAGAACTTCCACTTTGACCTGAACTCAGATCAGATGAAGAGTTTCCTGCGACCCCATACTCCCCACATTGACACCTCCACTTTGGCCAGATCTGCAATTTTCTCCATCTCCTACCCCTCTCCAGACATCTATCTGGTCATTAAG GTTGAGAAGGTTCTTCAGCAGGGAGAGATCGCAGATTGTGCTGAACCATATATGTTACTGAAGGAGAGTGATGCTAAG AACAGAGAGAAGCTGGAGAAGTTGAAGAATCAGGCGGAGGGGTTTTGTCACAGACTGGGCCGCTACAGGATGCCATTTGCCTTCGCCACGGTCAACATCATGAGTGCCATCAACTCCACACTGGAACGAGACACAAGTGACACAGACAGTATAAATG GCAGGGGTGGTTTGGAAAAGAAAGGATTGCCCAGACGTAACTCTGACAGATTCAGCATGATGGAGGACAACTATATCCTGTCTGGCTTCAAACCAGCTGTCACCACGTGCAACTTCATCAAGCAG GAAGGAGAGCGTCTGAGCGATGAGGACCTGTTCAAGTTCCTGACAGAAATCAAGAGGTCGTCCAATCAGCGACGTGTTAAATTCATACCTG GCTATCTGAAACTGGAAGTGTCTCCAGTGCCGGAGACAGTGCATGGGTGTCTGTCCCCTGAACTGATTCCAGTGAAGCCTGTGTCTGAGAAAAATCAACGGCTGGTTAAAGAGGTGCTGGAGTTCCCTTCCAGTGAAGTCTATGTGCCTCACAGTATATACCG GAACCTGCTGTACGTGTATCCTCTGAGGTTGAATCTTACTAATCGTTTGACTTCAGCCAGAAACATTACGGTTAAAATCCAGTTCATGAGTGGTGAAGACCCCAGCTGTGCCATGCCT GTAATCTATGGAAAATCAAGTGGGCCTGAGTTTCTTCAAGAGGTCTACACTCCAGTCACATACCACAACAG GTCTCCTGATTTCTATGACGAGCTAAAGATTCGTCTTCCAGCCCGTTTAACAGAGAAACACCACTTGCTGTTCACTTTTTACCATATCAGCTGCCAGCAGAAACAGAACCAGACTGGAAGTATGGAGACTCTCATCGGATATTCA TGGTTACCCATGCTGAACAATGACAGGCTGCAGACTGGACAGCAGTGCCTGCCAATCGTTTTGGACAAGCTTCCTGTGAACTATTCTCTGCATTTCCCAGAG aaACTGCCAGCTCAGGTACCTCCAGTTAAGTGGCTGGAGAATCATAAGGGACTGTTCAACCTTGAGCTACAAGTTGTGTCCTCAGTCCAAGCACAG GACAGTCATTTGGAACGTTTCTTTACTCTGTGCCACGCCCTGGAGGGCAAGACCACGTTCCCCATCCGAGTGGGAGATGAGAAGATTTCTGAAAACATGTTTGAGCACGAGCTGAAGCTCAGCATCATCTCGCTGTCCTCCTCCGGCCTGGAGCCGCTTGTGCTTTTTCTCCATCAGGTCCTCGACAAGCTCTTCCGGCTCATCATGCAGCCAATGGTCATCGCTGGACAGACTG CAAATCTGGCCCAGATTGCCTTTGAGTCAGTGGTGTCAGTTGTCAACAGCCTTCACAACAGTCAAGAGCTGGCGAAGGACCATCAGGGCAGGAACTGTCTCCTAGCAACATACCTGTACTTTGTGTTCCGCTTGCCCGACACACAACATGAAATCCACACCACAG GCACAGGAGGTCTGATGGCTCACCCGGAGAGCCGATACAGCACTCTGACTCGCACCACGGCTAACACGGTCGGCTTCATGCTGCTTCAGTCACGGATTCGTTCCAGCAGCAACCCTGATATACCAGCACCACAGAGCCCAGAGGACACAGAGGTCAATAACATTCTAGGAAAG GGTTTACAAGGCTGTCGCGCGTCAGCAGCTGCAAATATCTCCAATACTTCACAGAGCTCCACAGCAAGCACACGGCCCACAAACAAAAAG TTGTTCCATGAGGAGCTGGCTCTTCAGATGGTGGTCAGCACTGGAGTCTGCAGAGAGAATGTCTACAAATACGCCTGGTTCTTTTTTGAACTTCTT GTGAAGAGCATGAGTCAGCACGTGTCTCAGTTGGATAAGAAGGCAGTCCTTCGTAGGAATCGATTTTCGGACCGCTTCAAAGATGACATCACAACTATTGTCAACGTTGTGACTGCTGAGATTGGGAACATTTTAGTAAAACAGCAAAAG GAGTTGGAGCAGGCAGAGAAGGTTAATGTCAGCCTGGCTTTCTTCCTGTATGACCTGATGTCTCTGATGGACCGAGGCTTTGTGTTTCAGCTTGTGAAGAATTACTGCAACCAG atggCAGCAAAGAGTGTGAACATGGCGACTTTGATCAGTATGAGGTTAGAGTTTTTGAGGATCCTGTGCAGTCATGAGCACTACCTCAACCTCAGCCTGTTCTTCAGCAGCCCCGCCTCCGCCCCCGCCTCCCCGTCACCGTCCGTCTCCTCACAG ACCTCCAGCTCATGCAGTTTTCAGGACAATAAGATCTCAGCCATGTTTGACCTGTCGCAGGACTTTAAGCAACGGCATTACTTGACCGGACTGCTGCTGACCGAACTCAGTACTGCAGTGGACATGGAGTCAGAGGG AGGGAGAGTTCAACAAAAGGCCATTAATGCCACATACAGCTTACTGTGCGCTCACGATCTGGACCAGCGCTGCTCAAGGCCAGAGGTCAAGGCCAAGATTGCTGCTCTCTACCTCCCTCTAGTGGGCATCATCATTGACTCCATCAATTATCTTGATTTCACAG TATCTGACTCTCGTGGCAGTAAAGGAAAGTCCGGTGGACCTGAGGAGGACCCTGACAATGTCACTCCCATCAATCagtctgttgccatggcaatcgCTGGAAATCCTTTCAACACCTTGGCAAGAAATGCACTGGCTTCTGTGACCTCTGTG ACGGGAAAAACTAGCAACATGTTGACAGCAGAGACCAGCCGCAATCTGCTCATGTGCTTCCTGTGGATTATCAAGAATGCAGACCAGAATCTGATCCAGCGCTGGACCGTGGACATGCCTTCCTCTCAGCTGAGCCGTCTGCTGGAACTCCTCGCCATCTGCATCTCCTGCTTTGAGTACAGG GGGAAGCAAAGTTCTGATAAGGTGAGCACACAGGCCCTGCAGAAGTCTCAGCAGGCTAAGGCGCGTCTGGAGGAGGTTCTGCTGGGAGGGTATGGAGCCAGAGGAGAAATGATGAAAAGGGTGGGAG GTAACGACCGGACGCTGGGTCAGAGAGAGAACCTACGCTGGAGGAAAGACCTTACACAGTGGCGCCAGACAAACGACAGGCAGGACAA ATCCAAAGCAGAGCTAGATCAGGAGGCCATAATCAGTGGTAACCTGGCAACTGAGACCACCCTCATAGTCCTTGACCTACTGGAGATGATTGTACAG GCAGTTCCTCTGGCGGACTGTAAGGATAATGTGGTTGGTGGAGTGCTGAGAGTTCTGCTGCACTCTCTCACCTGTAATCAGAGCACCACCTTCCTGTCGCACTGTTTCAGCACCCTACGGGCTCTCATTGTAAAG tTTGGCGACCTGTTGTTTGAGGAGGAGGCCGAGCAGTGTGCAGACCTGTGTCAGAAGGTTCTTCATTACTGCAGCAGCTGTGTGGACGGCAACAGGAGTCAAGCTTGTGCTACGCTCTACCTGATCATGAGATACAGCTACAGCTCTGCTAGT AATTTCTCCAGAGTCAAAATGCAAGTGACAATGTCTTTGGCCTCGTTGGTCGGCAAGTCTTCAGACATCCATGAGGAGTACCTACGCCGCTCTTTCAGAACTATCCTTGCATATGCAGAAGAGGACATGGAAATGCAGTCTACACAGCTGCCCTCACAG GTGGATGAACTCTTGAGGAACCTAAACAGTATTCTCTCagatacagtaaaaatgaaGGAGTTCCAGAAAGATCCTGAGATGCTCATGGACCTCATGTATAG GATCGCAAAGGGTTACCAGACCTCTCCAGACCTGCGTCTAACCTGGCTCCAAAACATGGCAGAGAAGCACAACGGCAGGAAGTGTTTTACAGAGTCAGCCATGTGTCTGATCCATGCCGCGGCCCTGGTGGCTGAATATCTCAGCATGCTGGAGGATCACAAATACTTGCCTGTGGGCAGCGTCACCTTTCAA AACATCTCTCCTAATGTGCTGGAGGAGTCTGCAGTCTCAGACGACATATTGTCTCCAGACGAGGATGGGGTTTGCTCGGGACGCTACTTCACAGAAAATGGCCTAGTTGGGCTTCTGGAACAGGCTGCTGAGCTATTCAGCAAT GGCGGGTTGTACGAGGCAGTTAATGAGGTGTACAAGGTAATCGTGCCTATACTTGAGGCCCACAGAGATTTCCGGAAGCTCGCTTCCACACATGACAAGCTCCAAAGGGCTTTTGAGAACATCATTCAAAAG gGTCACAAGAGGATGTTTGGAACCTACTTCCGCGTAGGATTTTATGGCTCTAAATTTGGAGACCTGGATGAGCAAGAATTTATCTACAAAGAGCCAGGAATCACCCATTTACCGGAGATATCCCACCGGCTCGAG AACTTCTACAGTGAGTGTTTTGGAGATGGAGTTTTGGAAATGATTAAAGATTCCACACCAGTAGACAGAAACAAGCTGAATCCCAACAAG GTATACATACAGATTACCTTTGTGGAGCCTTTCTTTGATGACTATGAGATGAAAGACCGCCTCACCAACTTCGAGAAGAACTTCAACCTTCGCCGCTTCATGTACACTACGCCGTTCACAAAAAGTGGGCGACCGCGGGGGGAACTCAATGAGCAATACAAGAGGAAAACCATCCTAACCACCATGCATGCCTTCCCCTACATCAAGACACGGATCAATGTCATTCAGAAGGAGGAG tttGACCTCACGCCCATCGAGGTGGCCATTGAGGACATGCAAAAGAAGACCCGAGAGCTGGCAGAAGCTACGCACAGAGAAAAGCCAGATGCTGTGATGCTTCAGATGGTTCTGCAGGGATCCGTCACAGCCACTGTCAATCAG